The following are encoded in a window of Thermoanaerobacter ethanolicus JW 200 genomic DNA:
- the metX gene encoding homoserine O-acetyltransferase MetX, giving the protein MIVEEKKVTLKGKNIFTTESGYSFDELTIVYETYGKLNKEKNNVILVEHALSGSAHAAGMHPGKNNVGWWDPLIGPGKYIDTDKYFVICSNFLGSCYGTTGPSSIDPKTGKPYGLRFPKINIRDMVRVQKLLLDYLGIDRIKVAIGGSMGGMQALELAVTYPDLVDKSIVIAADYKLTPLNIAYNHVGIQCILNDPHFYGGDYYDKPHKPDKGLSTARMLGMITYKSGDLFDYRFDRLRDENNFEVENYLNYHGLSFINRFDANSYLYILWAMNEHDITKPYGSLKMALKRIKAEILMIGIDTDMIFPSKYMRDFIKKLNASGGCGKFEEISSMQGHDSFLVDIDKIGPIISDFIEETYNKEMVCV; this is encoded by the coding sequence ATGATAGTTGAGGAAAAAAAGGTTACACTAAAAGGGAAAAATATATTCACTACAGAAAGTGGATATAGCTTTGATGAACTTACTATTGTTTATGAAACTTATGGAAAATTAAATAAAGAAAAAAATAACGTGATACTTGTGGAACACGCTTTAAGTGGCAGTGCCCATGCAGCAGGTATGCATCCTGGGAAAAATAACGTGGGCTGGTGGGACCCTTTAATTGGTCCGGGCAAGTATATTGATACAGATAAGTATTTTGTCATATGCTCTAACTTTCTTGGCAGTTGTTATGGAACGACAGGCCCTTCTTCTATAGACCCTAAAACAGGAAAACCTTACGGTTTAAGGTTTCCAAAAATTAATATAAGAGACATGGTGAGAGTGCAGAAACTTCTTCTAGATTATCTTGGCATAGACCGGATAAAAGTCGCTATTGGAGGGTCTATGGGAGGAATGCAGGCTTTAGAGTTGGCAGTGACATACCCGGATTTAGTGGATAAATCTATTGTCATAGCTGCTGATTATAAGCTTACTCCTCTTAATATTGCGTATAATCATGTAGGAATACAATGCATACTAAATGACCCACATTTTTACGGCGGTGATTACTATGATAAGCCCCATAAACCTGATAAAGGATTGAGCACTGCCAGAATGCTGGGAATGATAACCTACAAAAGTGGTGATTTATTTGACTATAGATTTGATAGGTTAAGAGATGAAAACAATTTTGAAGTGGAAAATTACCTCAACTATCATGGTTTGTCTTTTATAAACAGGTTTGATGCAAATTCATATTTATATATTTTATGGGCTATGAATGAACATGACATTACGAAGCCTTATGGTTCTTTGAAGATGGCACTTAAAAGGATTAAAGCGGAAATACTCATGATAGGGATAGATACAGATATGATTTTTCCTTCTAAGTACATGAGGGATTTCATTAAAAAACTTAATGCTTCAGGAGGGTGTGGCAAATTTGAAGAAATATCTTCAATGCAAGGTCATGACTCTTTTTTGGTGGATATAGATAAGATTGGACCTATTATTTCGGATTTTATAGAAGAAACATACAATAAAGAAATGGTTTGTGTATAA
- the ltrA gene encoding group II intron reverse transcriptase/maturase, which yields MDSKDMQRLQTTQQRGYPLNREMEFQKTTEVHSISSASEDGRNEVQRYTSKMLEMIVERRNMEAAYKRVVANKGSHGVDGMEVDELLPYLKENWATIKQQLLEGKYKPQPVRRVEIPKPDGGVRLLGIPTVLDRLIQQAIAQILNKVYNHTFSDSSYGFRPGRSAKDAIKAAEAYINEGYTWVVDMDLEKFFDRVNHDIIMSKLEKRIGDKRVLKLIRRYLESGVMINGIKVSTEEGTPQGGPLSPLLANIMLDELDKELEKRGHKFCRYADDCNIYVKSRSAGNRVMKSIKKFIESKLKLKVNEAKSAVDRPWRRKFLGFSFYTKENEVRIRIHEKSIKRFKEKVREITNRNKGISMENRIKRLNQITTGWVNYFGLADAKSIMKTLDEWIRRRLRACIWKQWKKIKTKHDNLVKLGVEEQKAWEYANTRKGYWRISNSPILNKTLTNKYFESIGYKSLSQRYLIVHNS from the coding sequence ATGGACTCGAAAGATATGCAGAGACTGCAGACAACTCAACAAAGAGGCTATCCGTTGAATAGAGAAATGGAATTTCAAAAGACAACGGAAGTGCATAGTATATCATCGGCGTCGGAAGATGGAAGAAACGAAGTACAAAGATATACCAGCAAGATGCTTGAAATGATAGTAGAACGAAGGAACATGGAAGCAGCATACAAGCGCGTTGTTGCAAATAAAGGAAGCCATGGAGTCGATGGGATGGAAGTAGATGAACTTCTACCGTATCTCAAAGAAAACTGGGCAACCATAAAACAACAACTGCTGGAGGGGAAATACAAACCACAACCAGTGCGAAGAGTAGAAATTCCCAAACCAGATGGAGGAGTAAGACTACTAGGAATACCTACAGTACTAGACAGACTAATACAACAAGCAATAGCCCAAATACTAAATAAAGTCTACAACCATACATTTTCAGATAGCAGTTATGGATTCAGACCAGGACGCAGTGCAAAAGACGCAATAAAAGCCGCAGAAGCATACATAAATGAAGGATACACGTGGGTTGTAGATATGGACTTAGAAAAGTTCTTTGACAGAGTAAACCACGACATAATAATGTCCAAACTAGAAAAGCGGATAGGAGATAAAAGGGTACTAAAGTTAATACGAAGATACCTAGAATCAGGAGTAATGATAAACGGAATCAAAGTATCAACAGAAGAAGGGACACCCCAAGGAGGGCCATTAAGTCCCCTATTAGCAAACATAATGTTGGACGAACTAGACAAAGAACTTGAGAAACGAGGGCATAAATTCTGCCGATATGCAGATGACTGCAACATATATGTAAAAAGCAGGTCTGCAGGAAACAGAGTAATGAAGAGCATAAAGAAGTTCATAGAAAGCAAATTAAAACTAAAAGTCAACGAAGCAAAAAGTGCTGTAGATAGACCATGGAGAAGAAAATTTCTTGGATTTTCATTCTATACAAAAGAAAACGAAGTAAGAATAAGAATCCATGAAAAATCCATCAAAAGGTTTAAGGAAAAAGTAAGAGAAATAACCAATCGGAACAAGGGAATAAGCATGGAAAACAGAATAAAAAGACTAAATCAAATAACAACAGGATGGGTCAACTATTTTGGATTAGCAGACGCGAAAAGCATAATGAAAACCCTTGACGAATGGATAAGGCGAAGACTAAGGGCATGTATATGGAAACAATGGAAGAAGATAAAAACGAAGCATGATAACTTAGTAAAACTAGGAGTAGAAGAACAAAAAGCCTGGGAATACGCCAATACAAGGAAAGGCTACTGGAGAATATCCAATAGCCCAATCCTAAATAAGACTCTTACAAATAAATACTTTGAAAGCATAGGTTATAAGAGTTTATCCCAAAGATATCTAATTGTACACAATTCCTAA